Proteins encoded together in one Riemerella anatipestifer window:
- a CDS encoding phage terminase large subunit — protein sequence MKKEILLLKHQDDFIKSNYRHTGLVAGFGSGKSHAGITKTVIKKLMYNGIDVAYYLPTYPLVKDIAFPRFSEILSNLGIPFKLNRSDKEFHLPNGRIILRTMDNPDLIVGYEVGYSLIDEADVLPKDKMQEVYTKIVARNRKALPNGEKNSLDFVSTPEGFKFLYEFFVKKPSPNKLLIKGKTADNPFLPDDYIPSLLETYSDEKILAYLEGEFVNLTSGNVYRNYNRQDNNTRRVVKAGDVLHIGMDFNITKMNAVVHIQEDKKHFAVDEFVNAYDTQELCELIKRKYSNHKIIVYPDSAGSSRSTSGKSDHDIIRSFGFTIRGMVRNPAVKDRVNAMNLAFKNNKQEISYYVNDEQCPNYSEALERQTYKNGEPDKTSGFDHITEAGGYYIYQATGKTITYRVR from the coding sequence ATGAAAAAGGAAATATTACTTCTTAAACATCAGGACGACTTTATAAAATCTAACTACCGACACACAGGGTTAGTTGCGGGTTTTGGTTCAGGAAAGAGCCACGCTGGAATTACAAAAACCGTTATAAAAAAGTTAATGTATAACGGTATAGATGTAGCCTACTACCTACCCACCTATCCACTTGTAAAAGATATTGCGTTTCCGAGATTCTCAGAAATATTATCTAATCTAGGAATACCTTTTAAGTTAAATCGTTCAGACAAAGAGTTTCATCTTCCAAACGGAAGGATTATTTTAAGGACAATGGATAACCCTGACCTCATCGTAGGTTATGAGGTTGGCTATTCTCTAATAGACGAAGCAGATGTTTTACCTAAAGACAAAATGCAAGAAGTCTATACCAAAATAGTCGCTAGAAATAGAAAAGCACTCCCCAACGGAGAAAAGAACAGTTTAGACTTCGTGAGTACCCCTGAGGGTTTTAAATTTTTATATGAATTTTTCGTAAAGAAACCAAGCCCCAACAAGCTACTCATAAAAGGCAAAACAGCGGATAATCCTTTTTTACCTGACGACTATATACCCTCTCTATTGGAAACATACTCCGACGAGAAAATACTCGCTTATTTGGAGGGCGAATTTGTCAATTTAACGAGCGGTAATGTTTACAGAAACTACAACAGGCAAGACAACAACACTCGCAGAGTAGTAAAAGCTGGAGATGTGTTGCATATCGGAATGGACTTTAACATAACCAAGATGAACGCAGTCGTGCATATTCAGGAGGATAAAAAACATTTCGCCGTTGATGAATTTGTAAACGCTTATGACACTCAAGAACTTTGCGAGTTAATTAAACGGAAATACTCAAATCATAAGATAATAGTTTACCCTGATAGTGCAGGAAGTTCAAGAAGTACAAGCGGAAAATCTGACCACGATATTATCCGTTCCTTTGGTTTCACTATTAGGGGAATGGTAAGGAACCCTGCTGTTAAAGATAGAGTTAATGCTATGAACCTCGCTTTTAAAAACAATAAACAAGAGATAAGCTACTATGTCAATGACGAGCAATGTCCTAACTATTCAGAAGCCCTAGAACGCCAAACATATAAAAACGGAGAGCCTGACAAAACGAGCGGTTTTGACCATATCACAGAAGCAGGTGGATACTATATTTACCAAGCAACAGGCAAAACAATTACTTACAGGGTAAGGTAA